From Candidatus Methylopumilus planktonicus, a single genomic window includes:
- the ispG gene encoding flavodoxin-dependent (E)-4-hydroxy-3-methylbut-2-enyl-diphosphate synthase, whose product MVGSVPVGGGSPIVVQSMTNTDTADIEKTTEQVYELWEKGSEIVRVTVNNEASADAIPYIIENLKQRNCHVPIVGDFHFNGHKLLQAYPECAKLLAKYRINPGNVGKGSRRDEQFEAMIAIAKTYDKPIRIGVNWGSLDQVKLVSMMDKNAKLKNPLSSDALMREALIQSALESAEQAVSWGLNKSKIIISCKVSHVQDLILVYQALAQRTAYPLHLGLTEAGMESKGIVASTAALAILLQQGIGDTIRVSLTPTPDEPRTKEVVVAQEILQTMGIRSFTPLVTACPGCGRTTSTYFQELALDIQTFLRESMPQWKSTYPGVEDMSVAVMGCVVNGPGESKLANIGISLPGTGEIPVAPVFVDGEKTVTLKGDNIANEFKAIVMNYVESHYSKLK is encoded by the coding sequence ATGGTGGGATCAGTCCCCGTCGGGGGTGGCTCACCCATTGTCGTGCAATCCATGACCAATACCGATACGGCAGATATTGAAAAAACCACTGAGCAAGTTTATGAGTTGTGGGAAAAGGGTTCTGAAATTGTGAGAGTCACCGTCAATAATGAAGCATCTGCGGATGCGATTCCTTATATTATTGAAAACTTAAAACAAAGAAATTGTCATGTCCCGATCGTAGGCGACTTTCATTTTAACGGGCATAAATTATTACAAGCCTACCCTGAGTGCGCAAAATTACTCGCTAAGTATCGAATCAATCCAGGTAATGTAGGCAAAGGCAGCCGTCGCGATGAGCAATTTGAAGCGATGATAGCTATTGCTAAAACGTATGACAAACCGATCCGTATAGGTGTCAATTGGGGCAGTTTAGATCAGGTTAAATTGGTCTCCATGATGGATAAAAATGCTAAATTAAAAAATCCATTGTCATCTGATGCGTTGATGCGAGAAGCTTTAATTCAATCCGCATTAGAAAGTGCCGAACAAGCAGTTTCATGGGGGCTCAATAAAAGTAAAATTATCATCTCTTGCAAAGTCAGTCATGTGCAAGATTTAATTCTTGTTTATCAAGCGTTAGCCCAAAGAACTGCATATCCCTTACATTTAGGACTTACCGAGGCTGGGATGGAATCGAAAGGCATTGTGGCATCGACTGCTGCACTCGCTATTCTTTTACAACAAGGCATAGGCGACACGATTCGCGTATCTCTCACCCCGACACCTGATGAACCGCGGACCAAAGAAGTGGTCGTGGCTCAAGAGATTTTACAAACCATGGGCATTCGTTCTTTCACACCTTTAGTCACGGCATGTCCTGGATGCGGCCGAACCACATCGACTTATTTTCAAGAATTAGCATTAGACATTCAGACATTCTTACGTGAATCCATGCCGCAATGGAAAAGTACCTATCCAGGTGTGGAGGATATGTCAGTCGCTGTCATGGGATGTGTGGTCAACGGCCCTGGAGAATCTAAGCTCGCCAATATTGGCATTAGCTTACCCGGTACAGGTGAGATTCCAGTCGCACCCGTATTTGTAGATGGTGAAAAAACCGTCACTCTAAAAGGTGACAATATCGCGAATGAATTTAAAGCCATTGTCATGAATTATGTGGAATCGCACTATTCAAAGTTAAAATAA
- the rlmN gene encoding 23S rRNA (adenine(2503)-C(2))-methyltransferase RlmN, with protein MTNLLDLDYEHLVSYIETFGEKPYRAKQLMHWIYQESLIDFNEMTDISKVFREVLKEKTSIQLPSIMSDALSDDGTRKWLFDVGGNNGIETVFIPEDDRGTLCISSQVGCALECTFCSTGRQGFNRNLTTAEIIGQLWLANFYVRQQEGYNGLPNTDRIISNVVMMGMGEPLANYDNVVSAMKLMLDDRAYGLSRRRVTLSTSGLVNAMDRLKEDCPVALAVSLHASNDKLRDEIVPINKKFPIKELMAGCQRYLEKAPRDFVTFEYVMLDGINDSVEDAKALIQIVKDVPCKFNLIPFNPFLNSGYRCSSNEQIRRFKEVLMNQDYIVTVRKTRGDDIDAACGQLAGQVRDKTTRSLKRINLIQ; from the coding sequence ATGACAAACTTGCTCGATTTGGACTACGAGCACCTCGTTTCATACATCGAAACGTTTGGTGAAAAACCCTATCGAGCAAAGCAACTCATGCATTGGATTTACCAAGAAAGTCTCATTGATTTCAATGAGATGACAGATATTTCTAAAGTGTTTCGTGAGGTGCTAAAAGAGAAAACAAGCATCCAATTACCGAGCATTATGAGTGATGCTCTGTCGGATGACGGCACGCGAAAATGGTTATTCGATGTGGGGGGTAATAATGGCATCGAGACTGTATTTATTCCAGAAGATGATCGAGGGACTTTATGTATTTCGTCTCAAGTTGGATGTGCGCTCGAGTGTACATTTTGCTCCACCGGTCGGCAAGGTTTTAATCGTAATTTAACAACGGCCGAAATTATAGGACAGTTGTGGCTCGCTAATTTTTATGTCAGGCAGCAAGAAGGTTATAACGGATTGCCTAATACAGATCGCATTATCAGCAATGTGGTGATGATGGGAATGGGGGAGCCACTCGCCAACTATGACAATGTCGTGAGTGCGATGAAACTGATGTTAGATGATAGAGCTTATGGTTTAAGTCGCCGCCGTGTGACGCTTTCCACCAGTGGGCTTGTCAACGCTATGGATCGTTTAAAAGAAGATTGCCCAGTGGCGTTAGCAGTTTCTCTTCACGCATCGAATGATAAATTGCGGGACGAGATAGTACCCATTAATAAAAAATTTCCTATTAAAGAATTGATGGCAGGTTGTCAGCGTTATTTAGAAAAAGCACCGAGAGATTTTGTGACGTTTGAATATGTCATGTTGGATGGCATTAATGATTCGGTGGAGGATGCAAAAGCTTTAATACAAATCGTCAAAGACGTGCCATGTAAATTTAATTTAATCCCTTTTAATCCGTTTCTGAATAGCGGATATCGATGTTCTTCAAACGAACAAATAAGACGCTTTAAAGAAGTGTTGATGAATCAAGATTATATTGTGACGGTCAGAAAAACAAGAGGTGATGATATTGATGCTGCTTGTGGACAGCTCGCAGGACAGGTCAGAGATAAGACTACAAGATCTCTAAAAAGAATTAATTTAATTCAATAA
- the ndk gene encoding nucleoside-diphosphate kinase, producing the protein MAIEQTLSIIKPDAVKKNVIGQIYSRFENAGLKIINAKMTHLSQAEAEGFYAVHKDRPFFKDLVSFMISGPVMIQALEGENAVLKHRDLLGATNPKEAAPGTIRADFAESIDANAVHGSDSLDNAKIEIKYFFG; encoded by the coding sequence ATGGCAATTGAACAAACCTTATCCATTATTAAACCCGATGCTGTTAAAAAAAATGTGATTGGTCAAATCTATTCACGCTTTGAAAATGCAGGCTTAAAAATTATCAACGCTAAAATGACGCATTTATCTCAAGCAGAAGCAGAAGGTTTTTATGCGGTTCATAAAGATCGCCCTTTCTTTAAAGATCTTGTGAGTTTTATGATTTCAGGCCCTGTGATGATTCAAGCTTTGGAAGGTGAGAATGCTGTTTTAAAACACCGCGATTTGTTGGGAGCAACGAACCCTAAAGAAGCAGCGCCTGGAACGATTCGTGCTGATTTTGCGGAAAGTATTGATGCCAATGCCGTTCACGGTTCTGATTCACTGGACAACGCAAAAATCGAAATCAAATACTTTTTCGGTTAA
- a CDS encoding rhodanese-related sulfurtransferase: MQPTYLTTAMYHFVSLPHYKKLREPLLNFCISKGIKGTLLLADEGINGTVAGPEKSILELLNHLKTDPVFEGNFKNLAHKESWSDKHPFYRMKIKLKKEIVTLGVPGVSPTKVAGKYVKPQDWNKIISDPEVVLIDTRNDYEYAIGTFKNAINPKTNTFREFPEYVKTHFDPKKHKKVAMFCTGGIRCEKASSYMLSKGFDEVYQLEGGILKYLEEVKPEESLWQGECFVFDQRVAITHGLEVGVYDQCYACRYPLSQDDMKSEKYTPGISCPHCFNKHTPEKLKSLTERQRQVILAKARGLNHIGQSILDVTKSV; this comes from the coding sequence ATGCAGCCCACTTATTTAACCACCGCCATGTATCATTTTGTGAGTCTTCCTCATTACAAAAAACTTCGGGAGCCACTACTCAATTTCTGCATATCCAAAGGTATCAAAGGCACGCTTCTTTTGGCGGATGAAGGCATAAATGGCACTGTCGCAGGCCCTGAAAAATCCATCCTCGAATTACTCAATCACTTAAAAACAGACCCCGTTTTTGAAGGTAATTTCAAGAATCTTGCTCATAAGGAATCTTGGTCAGATAAACACCCCTTCTACCGCATGAAAATCAAATTAAAGAAAGAAATCGTGACCTTAGGGGTGCCTGGGGTTTCACCTACTAAAGTGGCCGGAAAATATGTCAAACCGCAAGACTGGAATAAGATTATTTCAGACCCTGAAGTGGTATTGATTGATACACGCAATGATTATGAATATGCGATTGGGACTTTTAAAAATGCGATTAATCCTAAAACCAATACCTTCCGTGAATTCCCTGAATATGTGAAAACACATTTTGATCCAAAAAAACATAAAAAAGTCGCGATGTTTTGTACGGGCGGTATTCGCTGTGAAAAAGCTTCTTCTTATATGCTGTCGAAAGGGTTTGATGAGGTCTATCAGTTAGAAGGCGGCATTTTAAAATACTTAGAGGAAGTGAAGCCAGAAGAAAGTCTATGGCAAGGTGAATGCTTTGTCTTTGATCAAAGGGTTGCGATTACTCATGGATTAGAAGTGGGTGTTTATGATCAATGCTATGCATGTCGCTATCCACTATCTCAAGATGATATGAAAAGTGAAAAATATACCCCAGGGATTTCATGTCCACATTGCTTCAATAAACATACTCCGGAAAAATTAAAAAGCTTAACTGAGCGACAACGGCAAGTGATCCTAGCTAAAGCACGCGGACTTAATCATATTGGTCAATCAATTTTAGATGTTACTAAATCAGTATGA
- the rfbC gene encoding dTDP-4-dehydrorhamnose 3,5-epimerase gives MRFTSLEIPDVLLIEPKIFEDERGLVFESYRENLIEEKIGRKISFVQENICVSKKGFVRGLHYQTYPMEQDKLVRVTRGEVFDVVVDLRKHLPTFGQYITQVLSSKNRKQLFIPFGFAHGFLTLSDEVEFSYKLSNYYSPENQHCLLWSDPQLAIPWPYDFKTIKASIRDQQGHFFDHTDLVTSKID, from the coding sequence ATGAGATTTACATCTTTAGAAATTCCTGATGTCTTATTGATTGAGCCAAAAATTTTTGAAGATGAAAGAGGGCTTGTTTTTGAAAGTTATCGAGAAAATTTAATCGAAGAGAAAATAGGTCGTAAAATTTCTTTTGTGCAAGAAAATATTTGTGTTTCAAAAAAAGGTTTTGTAAGAGGCCTTCATTATCAGACATATCCCATGGAGCAAGATAAATTGGTCCGCGTTACTCGCGGCGAGGTATTTGATGTTGTGGTTGATTTAAGAAAGCATTTACCTACTTTTGGGCAATATATTACACAAGTGCTTTCATCTAAAAATAGGAAACAACTGTTTATTCCATTCGGATTTGCACATGGATTTTTAACACTGTCCGATGAAGTTGAGTTTTCTTATAAGCTTTCTAATTACTATAGTCCTGAAAATCAGCATTGTCTTTTATGGAGTGATCCCCAGCTTGCCATTCCTTGGCCTTACGATTTTAAAACAATTAAAGCTTCAATAAGAGATCAACAAGGGCACTTTTTTGATCATACTGATTTAGTAACATCTAAAATTGATTGA
- the rfbD gene encoding dTDP-4-dehydrorhamnose reductase: MKILLFGKQGQIGRAIYEQLKYKNEVIGLSRNQCDFRYHQQIEYCISSIKPDLIINAAAYTNVDLAEDHEDEVFQINTIAPGFLAQKANLLNIPIVHFSTDYVFDGKKEGAYIEEDLTHPLSVYGRSKCEGERLLKLYQSKHFIIRTSQVFSPDSDNFIKKIIRLAKEKDNLFVINDQYAAPTSAKWIAKVTSLFIEKIKSNEAFDIYGTYHIALENNISWWEYAQYIVKVLVDLNVPIKLKPSAIMPINSSDYRQKALRPIHSILDISKVKKIFVLEFPHWRKEVENTINLIIQSSLHEK, translated from the coding sequence GTGAAAATTCTTCTATTTGGTAAGCAGGGTCAAATTGGCCGTGCAATATATGAACAACTAAAATATAAAAATGAGGTAATTGGCCTTAGCCGAAACCAATGTGATTTTAGATATCACCAGCAGATTGAATATTGTATTTCATCAATTAAGCCAGACCTTATTATTAATGCGGCTGCTTATACTAATGTCGATTTAGCTGAGGATCACGAAGATGAAGTTTTTCAAATTAACACCATTGCACCAGGTTTTTTAGCCCAGAAAGCAAACCTATTAAATATTCCTATTGTACATTTTTCAACAGATTATGTATTTGATGGCAAAAAAGAGGGTGCATATATAGAAGAGGATCTGACGCATCCTCTCTCAGTTTATGGTCGATCAAAATGCGAAGGAGAGCGTTTGCTTAAGCTTTACCAGTCAAAGCATTTCATTATACGGACAAGCCAAGTGTTTTCTCCTGATAGCGATAATTTTATTAAAAAAATTATCCGACTTGCTAAGGAAAAAGACAATTTATTTGTAATTAATGATCAATATGCTGCGCCCACCTCAGCAAAATGGATTGCTAAAGTAACATCGCTTTTTATAGAGAAAATAAAATCAAACGAAGCTTTTGATATATACGGTACTTACCATATCGCTTTGGAGAATAATATTTCATGGTGGGAATACGCCCAATATATTGTTAAAGTCCTTGTTGACTTAAATGTTCCAATTAAATTAAAGCCAAGCGCTATCATGCCTATAAATTCTAGTGATTACCGACAGAAAGCACTTAGACCGATTCATTCTATACTTGACATTTCAAAGGTTAAAAAAATCTTTGTGTTAGAATTTCCTCACTGGAGAAAAGAAGTAGAAAATACTATTAACCTTATCATTCAATCTTCGTTACATGAAAAATAG
- the rfbB gene encoding dTDP-glucose 4,6-dehydratase, whose translation MTILVTGAAGFIGSNFVLNWFDQSQEVVVSLDLLTYAGNLKNLDSIKDSPFHHFVQGDIRNRSLLNLILKKYQPRAVFHFAAESHVDRSIHDASHFVDTNIVGTFSLLEEVRCYFNDLDIEHQKIFRLIHISTDEVYGSLEPYEPKFIEDSQYKPNSPYSASKAASDHLMRAWHGTYNLPIITTHCSNNYGPYQFPEKLIPLMILHALSEKSLPIYGDGQHTRDWLYVKDHVSALRCILEKGIVGEIYNIGGGNEKTNLEVVTKLCEILDELRPRASKKSYRSLVTFIKDRPFHDKRYAINSAKLEKTLGWKPEELFETGLRKTVTWFLENPEWLDHILSSEYQNWTNQHYS comes from the coding sequence TTGACTATTTTAGTTACAGGCGCTGCAGGCTTTATTGGATCAAATTTTGTATTAAATTGGTTTGATCAATCGCAGGAAGTCGTCGTGTCTCTAGATTTATTGACATATGCAGGCAATCTTAAAAATTTAGATTCTATTAAAGACTCTCCTTTTCATCATTTTGTGCAAGGAGACATTCGAAACCGATCGCTTTTAAATTTAATTTTAAAAAAATATCAACCGCGGGCAGTTTTTCATTTTGCTGCAGAGAGTCATGTAGATAGATCTATTCATGATGCGAGTCATTTTGTAGATACAAATATTGTGGGCACTTTCAGTCTTTTGGAAGAAGTGCGATGTTATTTCAATGACTTAGACATCGAGCATCAAAAAATATTTCGCTTGATTCATATATCGACTGATGAAGTCTATGGAAGCTTAGAGCCTTATGAGCCGAAATTCATCGAAGATAGCCAATATAAACCTAATAGCCCATATAGTGCTAGCAAAGCTGCGAGCGACCATTTAATGAGAGCTTGGCATGGCACGTACAATTTACCTATTATTACAACTCATTGTTCAAATAATTATGGGCCTTACCAATTCCCAGAGAAGTTGATTCCTTTAATGATCCTACATGCTCTATCTGAAAAATCATTACCTATATATGGAGATGGTCAGCATACTCGTGATTGGCTTTATGTTAAAGATCACGTCAGCGCATTAAGATGTATTTTAGAAAAAGGAATTGTGGGCGAAATCTATAATATCGGAGGTGGAAATGAAAAAACTAATCTTGAAGTTGTTACTAAGTTATGTGAGATACTTGACGAATTAAGACCAAGAGCATCAAAAAAATCTTACCGATCCCTTGTAACTTTTATCAAGGATCGCCCGTTCCATGATAAGCGATATGCAATTAACTCTGCCAAATTAGAAAAGACTTTAGGTTGGAAACCAGAGGAGTTGTTTGAAACTGGCCTTAGAAAAACTGTGACTTGGTTTCTTGAAAATCCAGAATGGCTAGATCATATTTTATCCAGTGAATATCAAAATTGGACTAACCAACACTACTCGTGA
- a CDS encoding acyltransferase family protein produces MQYRPEIDGLRALAVLMVICFHAKSYFFNGGFVGVDVFFVISGYLITSILLEEINKGHFSLVKFYERRAKRILPALFFVTLISFPLAWIFMIPADMLNFSKSLIAIPTFLSNIFFLKHSGYFDLNSELNPLIHTWSLAIEEQFYIVFPVLLFFITRYFKKIIPFIFIGIIIASLFLAQYKLKLFPEKAFYLLPYRSWELLLGSLIALSTKNKCQLKGNLINQLSSLLGLMLILLPGIFFSDLTPFPGINAIPATFGTAMIILSLHEKTLISKFLQQKILVSIGLISYSLYLWHQPLFAFIKITNDTNIIHPAHLLILFGLSWITYKYIETPFRTKGKFTQKQIFIFSGLGSLIILVIGGFGYFFNGFEDYYLKYRINDLDKKNYQRILENVSLDMYDSMNSDQDCIFWAKDIDALFIKRYKTCSIKYRHSTIILGDSHAMNIYNAITENEKGKFIVGLSQGGCRPYDKKSICPYETFLTFIEQNKSSIQQVIFHQSGSYLIKDINGRVDSDLAFIERLPYSLVKDDIEKIIVYLEKMSKEIKVVWLGPFPEARVNFKNFKAFRKGFYLNPSSVERISDLDSYISQRTSGEDYKFTYISFTKNIKIKSEFLETSSCITYRDRDHFSKCGERAISKDLKKALEL; encoded by the coding sequence ATGCAATATAGGCCAGAAATAGATGGTTTGAGAGCTCTGGCCGTTCTTATGGTGATATGTTTTCATGCAAAGTCTTATTTTTTTAATGGGGGCTTTGTAGGTGTAGATGTTTTTTTTGTTATAAGTGGCTACCTGATCACCTCGATTCTCCTCGAAGAAATAAACAAAGGGCATTTTAGTTTAGTAAAATTTTATGAAAGAAGAGCAAAAAGAATTCTTCCAGCTCTTTTCTTTGTAACATTGATATCATTCCCTCTGGCATGGATATTTATGATACCTGCCGATATGTTGAATTTTTCTAAAAGCTTAATAGCTATACCAACATTTTTATCAAATATTTTTTTCTTAAAGCACAGTGGGTATTTTGATTTAAATTCTGAACTCAATCCGCTGATTCACACCTGGAGCCTTGCAATCGAAGAGCAATTTTATATTGTCTTCCCTGTATTACTTTTTTTTATAACAAGATATTTCAAAAAAATTATTCCGTTCATATTTATAGGTATCATTATTGCAAGTTTATTTTTAGCCCAATATAAACTTAAACTGTTTCCAGAAAAAGCCTTTTACCTTCTACCCTATAGATCTTGGGAGTTGCTTCTAGGATCTTTGATTGCGCTTAGTACAAAAAATAAATGCCAACTCAAGGGTAATCTTATAAATCAATTGTCTTCCCTTCTAGGGCTCATGCTTATATTGCTCCCAGGTATATTTTTTAGTGATCTTACGCCATTTCCTGGAATAAACGCAATTCCTGCAACATTTGGGACGGCCATGATTATATTAAGCCTTCACGAAAAGACCTTAATATCTAAATTCCTTCAACAAAAAATATTAGTTAGTATAGGGCTTATAAGTTATAGCTTATATCTATGGCACCAGCCTCTATTTGCTTTCATCAAAATAACTAATGACACCAATATTATTCATCCTGCACATCTCTTGATCCTTTTTGGTCTATCTTGGATTACCTACAAATATATCGAGACACCATTTAGAACAAAAGGAAAATTTACACAAAAACAAATATTTATATTCTCAGGTCTCGGAAGTTTAATCATTTTAGTGATAGGCGGATTTGGTTATTTCTTTAATGGATTTGAAGATTACTATCTAAAATACAGAATAAATGATTTAGATAAAAAAAATTACCAACGTATTCTAGAAAATGTCTCTCTTGATATGTATGACTCTATGAATAGTGATCAAGATTGTATTTTTTGGGCTAAGGATATTGATGCATTATTTATAAAACGATATAAAACATGTTCAATAAAATATAGGCACTCGACAATCATTTTAGGCGACTCACACGCTATGAATATTTATAACGCCATTACTGAGAATGAAAAAGGAAAATTTATTGTAGGTCTCTCTCAAGGCGGATGCAGGCCTTACGACAAAAAATCTATCTGCCCATACGAGACTTTTTTAACGTTCATAGAACAAAATAAAAGTTCCATTCAACAAGTAATTTTTCATCAAAGCGGTTCTTATCTAATTAAGGATATAAACGGCCGAGTTGATTCTGATCTAGCTTTTATTGAGCGCTTACCTTATTCATTGGTAAAAGATGATATTGAAAAAATTATTGTCTACCTAGAAAAAATGTCAAAAGAAATAAAGGTGGTTTGGCTCGGACCATTTCCGGAGGCTAGAGTAAATTTCAAGAATTTTAAAGCTTTCCGCAAAGGCTTTTATTTGAACCCATCGAGCGTTGAAAGAATTTCAGATCTCGATAGTTACATTTCACAAAGAACAAGCGGTGAAGATTATAAATTTACCTATATTTCATTCACGAAAAATATAAAAATTAAAAGTGAGTTTCTAGAGACCTCAAGCTGCATTACTTATCGAGATCGAGATCATTTTAGTAAATGTGGCGAGAGAGCTATCAGTAAAGACTTAAAGAAGGCACTCGAGTTATAA
- a CDS encoding TolC family outer membrane protein has protein sequence MRIFLTFIHCAWVILLSILSLITTHKAYSAEITLDLITAYELAVRHDPQMASARFENLASKELKNQSLALFLPTITATASANKNEGDRKNFNTLPSNLSYLGSSKTNYDGYNYAITLKQPIINLENFYRYQQNITQMSRADKQLIRKQQELMLRVSETYLDVMIVKNQSQLLVQQKKAIEEQLSLAEAKFEAGLVSVVDINESKAKLALLRVQEIAVEQNIKIKLRAMQSLIGEMPTNVKMLRPDITFIRSEDSMEQWLDIATGASLQVQMKQDELMLAHQTIGLKKSNHYPTLNAVLSRQKNWANGGYPYGTLDNKGQAVESDLFGLEVNIPIFSGGLTESQVREAQFNEEKVNQDFEATLKQVEFEVRQQYLSLESSYKQIEAYQSALKISKDQLDATILGFQEGMRNSIEVLNAQQTLFGTEKDLFEVRCQYLLTLFKLKLAAGLIKETDIQEINRYLSS, from the coding sequence ATGCGCATCTTTTTAACTTTTATTCATTGTGCTTGGGTTATCTTATTAAGTATCCTAAGTCTTATTACAACACATAAAGCCTATAGTGCTGAGATAACTTTAGATCTCATTACGGCTTATGAGTTAGCGGTGAGGCATGATCCACAAATGGCTTCGGCACGATTTGAGAACTTAGCCTCAAAAGAATTGAAGAATCAAAGCCTGGCCTTATTTTTGCCGACCATCACAGCGACTGCGAGTGCGAATAAAAATGAAGGCGACCGGAAGAATTTTAATACGTTACCTTCCAATCTTAGTTATTTAGGAAGCTCTAAGACAAATTATGATGGGTATAACTATGCCATCACCTTAAAGCAACCCATCATCAACCTAGAAAATTTCTATCGCTACCAACAAAATATCACGCAAATGAGTCGAGCTGATAAGCAGCTGATTCGTAAACAACAAGAACTCATGTTAAGAGTGAGTGAGACATATCTTGATGTGATGATTGTTAAGAATCAAAGCCAACTTTTAGTCCAACAAAAAAAGGCGATCGAAGAGCAACTGTCTTTAGCTGAGGCTAAGTTTGAAGCAGGGCTCGTTTCGGTGGTCGATATCAATGAATCAAAGGCTAAATTAGCGTTGCTGCGTGTGCAAGAAATTGCAGTGGAGCAAAATATCAAAATCAAACTTCGTGCCATGCAGTCCCTTATTGGGGAAATGCCAACGAACGTCAAGATGCTAAGGCCTGATATCACCTTTATTCGAAGTGAAGATTCGATGGAGCAATGGTTAGATATCGCGACGGGGGCCAGTCTTCAAGTACAAATGAAGCAAGATGAACTCATGTTAGCGCACCAGACGATAGGCTTAAAAAAATCAAACCATTACCCCACGCTAAATGCAGTCTTAAGCCGACAAAAAAATTGGGCCAACGGCGGCTACCCTTACGGCACATTAGATAATAAAGGCCAGGCAGTAGAATCTGATTTATTTGGGCTGGAAGTTAATATTCCAATATTTTCAGGGGGATTAACAGAGTCACAGGTGAGAGAGGCTCAATTTAATGAAGAAAAAGTGAATCAAGATTTCGAGGCGACTTTAAAACAAGTAGAGTTTGAAGTAAGGCAGCAATACTTATCTTTGGAGTCAAGTTATAAACAAATCGAGGCTTATCAAAGTGCTTTGAAAATCTCTAAGGATCAATTAGATGCGACTATTTTAGGGTTTCAAGAGGGCATGCGAAATAGTATTGAAGTTTTAAATGCGCAGCAAACATTATTTGGCACTGAAAAAGATTTATTTGAGGTTCGATGCCAATACTTGCTGACACTTTTTAAATTAAAGCTAGCTGCTGGCCTCATAAAAGAAACAGATATACAAGAAATTAATCGTTATCTTTCGAGTTAA